The Plasmodium vivax chromosome 12, whole genome shotgun sequence genomic interval AAAGTGTAATAGGTACGAACTGTTCcccttaaaaaaggaaaaaaaaaattttgctcaTTATCGTCTAATTCGTTggagggggaacaaaatgggCCGTACGTTTGGCGTCGAACTTGAAAGCGTGTCCTCTCCACCAGAGAGTTTCCTCcacgaaggagaaaataatgAGAAAGACAAACACACCCATTTGCATGTAACTCATAGcctatgcaaaaaaaaaaaaatcggttGAATGGTACTTCTCCAAATGGCACAACTGAAGTACAATCGAGGGGGAGTTAACCTGCCAGACATACAAAATAGAAACAACTGTGGAGAGAACCTCCCCTATCTCATAGTCCCCCTCAAATTGCACGGCATACATTATGAGCGGCccatttgcttccccttcttcttgcATAATAATAACCCCCCATAGAATCAGTGCACAAAGCGAATGAAGCAGTTAAGAAGGAATACAGCTTGGAGAACTTGCCAACATCCGGACTGAGTCAAGTACAAATGAGAAAACGGCGTACCACTTCATTTCCCTTTCGCTAATAAACACCCCACATGCGTTACTACTGTAAGGCCCGTTcaggaggatgaagaagaggcGAGAGAAGACAGCGAGTTTTTGTCCGACGATTTGGAGGAAGCGGCTCAGAATTTTGCGGCCGCCCAGGATAAggtaggggggaaaaaacggggGAGTGATATGTACAAAGTGGTATGGGGGAGCGATGCATGCAAAGCGGTACGGAGGATCTATACATGCAAAGCGGTGCGGGGGGCTTTCCCACGATTGTTAAATAGAACGAGGGAACaaccccccacacacactcTCTTCTGCGCCTGCCTCACCACTTCTCCCTGTAGGGGGACGGCGAaactgaggaggaagaaacaaaTGTGAGGAAGTACCAAGCGGAGGTCATCAACGCCATGAGCCAGGACACGCTCTACAAAAAGTTTGATGCGGGAGAGTTGGAAAAAGTTGAGCAGGTAAAATAGCGAAATGGGTGCTTTTAGTAGACGCccctttttccacccccTGGTTTGTTAGGTGGTCCCACCTCTGAGCTCGTTTGGCACCCTTCTGAGGAAtgcttaaatatttttctccttttttttctcttttttcccctttcgagGCGATGGAGGACTCTGAGGAAGTACGACTCACACGAAATGGGCAAAATTAAGAAACGATTTTTTctactcccccttttgtatgTCCCGTCATTTGCCCACCTGTGCTCTCCACAtatgagatttttttttttttttttgggggggacctttttctttcccctttccacTTGCCAGGCTTGTCTGGAAgatttttcgcttccctGCCCGCTTCACTTCTTCCGAACGAGTTCCGGATGCGTCCCCTTGAGTTCGTATGAAGGGCCATGCCGCAAGGTGGGTCTCTCCCGGGGGAGCAGCAAGAATGGCCCCGCTTTCCGTGGATCAATTTCCCTCCACCACTGCCTCAACCACCACTGCCTCAACCACCACTGCCTCAACCACCACCGCCTCAACCACCACTGCCTCAACCACCACCGCCTCAACCACCACCGCCTCCCCATGCAGGTGCAAGACAAGCTGGCTCACTTGTATGACCACCAGAAGGAGAGTTGGGGCGAAATTTGTGACGCCACCTGGCCCTGCCTGCCCAAGACGTGTCCCTATGGGGTGGACTACGATGCGCCCTGCCCCATAAGCTGGACCGACCAGGGAAAGGGAACCTGCGCAAGCGCGAGTGGAAGGGCGAATGGAAGAGCGAGTACAAATGGGAATACAAATGGGCGGGCAAATGCAAACGCCCCGTGTGAGAGAAGCATTAACTTCGCCAACCTGTCCATCgcgaagaagaaacaaatggaagaagagTGCGGCGTCAGGTGGAGGTGCAAATCCGTCACGTTCGAAACGAACTTTGATGATGTGTGCCCCCTCAACTGGCAACAAGTTGGCGAACACAGATGCAAAGCACCGACCGAGTATGACGGGCCCTGTCCAAAAATCgcgaatttgaagaagtacatctctgcggaggggaaaagaagcgTCGAAAATGTCTGCCTCGTCAATTGGCCCTACACCGTTACGGTAAACCAGTACCAACGGGATTACTCCGCCCCGTGCCCCATGTAAGGAGTGAGCGATGAGGAGAGTGGTGAAGCGAGCGTTGAAGCGAGCGGTGAAGCGAGTCAGTGCGAAAGAGACATCATCGTATAGAACATCCATGTTTTCCCCGTGCGCGAGTGCAGGAACGGGATGTTCACAGTatacatttttcccctctttttccctcttttccttttttcttattttttccctttctcgCGGCCACCGCCCAGTGGATGGTCCCCCATGGACAATGGACTATGCCTGGCCCCAGAAAATTACCAGAAAAGCGCCAAGTGCAGCGACGAAGTTGCATTCGCTGCCATGAGTTCGCAGCAGAAGGACTCCCACTCCACCGCGTGTGAGGTGGATTTCCCCTTCAAAGGTAATCCCTCCAtcgaaaaattaacaaaaaaaaaatgcaaagctGAACATGTTGCATATGCGGGGTTTCAACATGGGGAAACACCCCCGTGCTACTTCTCCCATTTGGGCAGGTAACAGGGTTGCGCAAAACTGTGTGCGCTGTACATATgtacctatttttttttgctccaccTCTTCCCCACCGTGCAGAGAGGGGCCACTGCTTGCGCAATTACTCCTTCGCGTGCCCCCTTGGCTGGGTGCCCTCCAGCAAAAGGGGCTATTGCAAAGCCCCAGTTAGCTACAAAAgcaaaatatgcaaaagatactacaaatttgaaaacgtTTCGGACAgccagaaaaattatttcctaAAATTTTGTGCCATCGATTGGCCCTGCGAAGGGGAGATCCAGAACTCAGCGGTGAGGGGCACACCACGGAAGTGCTTAAACggacatgtgcatatatatatgtagagAAAAGTGCCTCTACATGTGCactgtatatttttcttccccttccacaTGCCGTCATCTCAGATTTACACGAGACTTCCCGTCGGGCATTCGACTGAGCGAGCGGAAAAATGGGCCAGCGGTAAGGATGGGGAAGACGCATTGGGGATAACCCCTTCTGAGCAACACACATGTGCGCGTGCACGCCAATTTTATGCCTCCCTTCACCGTTGCCTTTTGACCACACCCCGTTCTGCTTCCTCAGGCCCGGTGGACTCTGCAACGGGAGCAATTATTTAGCGAAAGTGTAGTGTCCACGTGTGTAATTCGgatgtgggaaaaaaaacaaccaatTGTTTAGTAGCAGAGTGGGTATATGCcccatcaattttttttttgtttttgtttttttttctttccaccaAGGAATATTCCTTTTGTAACCTTTgttgtgttcattttgttcaccaAAATGGGTAGTGCTGCCATCCTTTcagttgtaaaaatggccacttggaaaaattatcatCCCGCTTACACGTGATAATGGCTTGCAATTTGTGTGCA includes:
- a CDS encoding hypothetical protein, conserved (encoded by transcript PVX_082875A) yields the protein MNLLTLLSCLFCLGVQKYSHAYAPFSGQRVPFTFSGDVSLGDPKGGGNTGNIGNIGNIGSQPPSGKDKGDHLQNYESHTKEENNREDLSNESVIESVHKANEAVKKEYSLENLPTSGLSQEDEEEAREDSEFLSDDLEEAAQNFAAAQDKGDGETEEEETNVRKYQAEVINAMSQDTLYKKFDAGELEKVEQAMEDSEEACLEDFSLPCPLHFFRTSSGCVPLSSYEGPCRKVQDKLAHLYDHQKESWGEICDATWPCLPKTCPYGVDYDAPCPISWTDQGKGTCASASGRANGRASTNGNTNGRANANAPCERSINFANLSIAKKKQMEEECGVRWRCKSVTFETNFDDVCPLNWQQVGEHRCKAPTEYDGPCPKIANLKKYISAEGKRSVENVCLVNWPYTVTVNQYQRDYSAPCPIGWSPMDNGLCLAPENYQKSAKCSDEVAFAAMSSQQKDSHSTACEVDFPFKERGHCLRNYSFACPLGWVPSSKRGYCKAPVSYKSKICKRYYKFENVSDSQKNYFLKFCAIDWPCEGEIQNSAIYTRLPVGHSTERAEKWASGIFLL